The genomic window GAAGCCTCCGGCTGGCAGGATGGCGATTTGCCCGGGAACGCCCAGGACTTCCAGGCCGACGGAGCGTACTGCGGTGTTGCTGGAGTTTTGATTTTCGATCTGGACGCTGCCGGCGTAGGTACCCGGCAAAAGACCGGAGGTGTCGATGGCCACGATGGCATTGGTCGAAGAACCCGGCGGCAGCGCTCCGCTGGGCGGGGAAACCGAAAGCCAGTCATCGGAGGCCGTCGTCGTCCAATCGAGCACGTTGGAAGCGCTGTGGTTGACGATGGTGTAGGATACGAATGACGGGGCGGGGGGGCTGCCTTCGTAGGCGGTCGTTTCCCAATCGGTTGCCGGGGTGACGTCCATCGGATCGATGATCTCCAACTCGACGCTGCGCGTGGTACTGTTGCCGGTGTTCGTGTTGCTAATCTGGAATGTTGCGGAATAGGTGCCTGGCGCAAGGCCGGTGGTGTCGATGGCCACCGTTAGGTTGGTCGAGTTGCCCGCCTGCAGCGTCCCGTTGGACGGGGTGAGCATCAACCAGTCATCGGACTTCGTTGTTGTCCAGGTTATCTCACTGCCGGAACTAATGTTGGTGATGGTGTATATGGCCTCGGAGGGAGCGGTCGGACTGCCGACGTAGGCCGTTGCCGCCCAGTCCGTGCCCGGTTCCACATCCATGATGTCCGCCGGATCGCCTACAAGCATTACATCGTCGATGTTCCATCCCCCCCAAACACTGTCGCGGTCATCATGCGTTCCCATGGCCCAGCGCACCTGCACGCCCGATGCTCGGTCTGCAACCTCTCCAATCGGGTAGGATACGTCCACCCATGAGGTGTCGATGATCGCATTTCCTTCGTCGTACCAAACGGTTGCCCAGCCGGAGCTGCCGCTCCTGACCTGAATCACCGCCATATAGTAGGGGGCGGGCCCTTCGTCCACGCAGAGCCAACGCTTGAATTTCAACTCAACATTCACGTGATCGGAACAGTCCATTTGCGTTGTGGTGAGCCAATGCGGTGCATTGAATATAGGGAAAGCTCCAGCAAGGTTGTAGCCATAGACGTTGGTTCCGGTGTAGCCCGTGGTTGGGTCGCCCGCAATGCCCAGCGGAACACCGAATTCCCATAGGCCGTCCGTGCTCCAGCCCGGATCGTCGTCCAAGGGGAAGGAGACAATCGTTTCCTGCGCCAAGGTGCCAAAGGCTGGGATGAAGGCCAGCAGGACGAATAGGGTCTGCCGGAGTTTTCGTGCTCTAGATTCTGTTATGTGTTTTTTCATGTGAAGTCTTTTCCGTTTCCGTAGATTCATCCATGGGTGTTGCCCAAATCGCAAGTAAGAATAGCATATATTAATCTATTGTGAGCCTGTTGATGATAAAACCTCGCTACAACGCATGTTCCATGCCTTCTTCTGTGCTTTCCGACGTAGCGCGCTCTCTTCCGCCATGATGCGGGCATTCGCAGAAATTCCCCCTTCGGGCTTGGTTCGGCTTCGGGGGGTGGGGTATGTTTCCGCGTTTCGAATGACAGGAAAACCCTTATGAATGTTCAAGAAAAAGTCTTTATATACGACACCACGTTGCGCGACGGTGCGCAGGCGGAAGGCGTTACCTTTTCGCCGGTGGCCAAGATCCACGTGGCGAAAATGCTCGATTCGTTCGGGGTGGACTATATCGAGGGCGGCTTTGCGGCTTCGAATCCGAAGGACATGGCTTTCTTCAAGGACATCAAGAAGGAAAACCTGAAACATGCCAAGGTTGCGGCCTTTGGCAGCACCCGCCGAGCGGGAGTGGACGTGGCGGAAGACAAGGGCACGCTGGCCCTGCTCGAAGCCGGTACCGAGGTCTGCACCATCTTCGGCAAGACCTGGCTCCTGCACGTGACCGAGGTGCTCAAGACCACCGCCGGGGAAAACCTGGCGATGATCGAAGACACCTGCCGCTTCCTGAAGCAAAACGGCAAGGAAGTCGTCTACGACGCCGAACATTTTTTCGACGGCTACAAGGATAGCCCGGAATATGCCCTTCAAACATTGGAAGCCGCCGTCAAAGGCGGTGCCGATGTGCTGGTGCTGTGCGATACCAATGGTGGAAGCCTGCCGCACGAGGTATTCGAAATCACGACGGCAATCCGCGAACAATTCGATGTGGCGGTTGGCATCCACACGCACAACGACTCGGAGACCGCCGTGGCCAACGCCATGGAGTCGGTCCGTGCCGGGGCAACGCAGGTACAGGGCGTAATCAACGGCTTTGGCGAACGTTGCGGAAACTGCAACCTGGTTTCGGTGGCGGCCAACATTCTGTTGAAGACCGGAAAAACCTGCCTGGCCGACCCGGGGAAGCTGAAAAACCTCAAGCAGGTTTCGCAGTTCGTGAACGAGCAGGCCAACCTGCGCGATAACCAGCGCGCCGCGTTTGTTGGCGATAGCGCCTTTGCCCACAAGGCCGGCATGCATGTCGATGGAGTCCGCAAGGTATCGCAGAGCTTCGAGCATGTGCCGCCGGAATCGGTCGGCAACGGTCGCCGTATCCTGATCTCCGAACTGTCCGGCGCGAGCAACGTGATGGAAAAGCTGATCGAAATGGGGCTCGACAATATCGACCGCAAGTCGCCGGAGGTGCGCGAGATTCTCCAGACCATGGAAAAAATGGAGCGGGAAGGCTATGTCTACGAAGCGGCCGATGCGTCGTTCAAGATGCTCATCAAAAAGGTCCTCAAGGAGCACAAGAGCTTCTTCGAACTCGAAGGCTTCCGCGTGATCGTCGAAAAACGCGGCAAGAACGAACCGTGCCTTTCCGAGGCGACGCTCAAGCTGAAGGTGAACGGCGAAAAGGCGTTCACGGTGGGTGATGGCGACGGCCCGGTCGATGCCCTCAACATGGCCCTGCGCCGTGCGCTCCACGAGTTCTATCCGAGCATCGACGGGGTGCATTTGGCGGACTACCGCGTGAGCATCCTCGATCCCGAAGAGGCCACGGCGGCGAAAACGCGCGTGCACATCGAATCGTCCGACGGCGAAACCTCCTGGGGCACCGTCGGTGTTTCGGAAAACATCATCGAAGCCTCGTGGGAAGCCCTCGTCGATGGCGTGGAATACAAGCTGTTCCTCAATGAGGAAGATGTCGGGTAGTTTTATTCCTCGCAGAGGCGCGGAGAGCGCAGAGGCTGTGAATGTCTGATTTAAATGTAATTTCCGGCGACATCATAAAAGCTGCCATTGAAGTTCATAAAGAACTGGGGCCGGGGCTACTTGAGTCTGTGTATAGAAAGTGTCTCGCTAAAGTGTTGCGCGACATGGGGTATGAAGTTGACGAAGAGATTTATCTTCCTTTGACGTTCAGAGGGAGTGTTGTTGAGGAAAATGCATATAGAATTGATCTATTAGTGAATAAGTCCGTCATTGTCGAAGTAAAGTCGGTTGGGGAATTGAAACCGTTATTTTCTAAGCAGACAGGGACGTATTTAAAGCTGATGGATCTGCAATTGGGGCTTTTAATTAATTTTAATGTTTCGCTGCTGAAAGATGGCATTAAGCGGATAGTAAATAACTTTGAACAGTAAACCTCTGCGCTCTCTGCGCCTCTGCGAGGTATATTCGGTGGAAAAGATATGAGTGAACTAGCAAAAAAGTATGACCCGAAAGAGGTCGAAGAGAAGTGGTACCAGCAATGGATGGACGATGGCCGTTTCCACGGCGACAGCGCGGACGGGGGCGACCCGTTCTGCATCGTGATCCCGCCGCCGAACGTGACTGGCATCCTCCACATGGGCCATGCGCTTAACAACAACATCCAGGACGTGCTCACCCGCGTTGCCCGCATGCAGGGCAAGAATACAACCTGGGTTCCGGGCACCGACCACGCCGGTATTGCCACCCAGAACGTCGTTGAGCGCGCTCTGAAGAAAGAGGGCAAATCCCGCGACGACCTCGGCCGCGAAAAGTTTGTTGAACGCGTTTGGGAATGGAAGGAAGAGTATGGCTCCACCATCTCCAACCAGTTGAAGAAGCTGGGTGCTTCGTGCGACTGGGAGCGCGAGCGCTTCACGATGGACGAAGGGTTGAGCGAAGCCGTCCTGGAAATATTCTGCCGCCTCTACGACAAGGATCTGATCTATCGCGGAAACCGCATCATCAACTGGTGCCCGCGTTGCGAAACCGCGCTGTCCGACGAAGAAAGCGAGCATGTGGATGTCGAAGGGGCCCTCTACCATCTGCGCTATGCCGTCAAGGGCAGGAAGCAGAAGATCGTTGTGGCAACCACCCGCCCGGAAACGATGCTGGGCGATACGGCGGTTGCCGTCAATCCGCGCGACGAACGTTATCAGGATCTGATTGGTGAAATGATTGTTCTTCCGATCACCAACCGCGAAATCCCGATTATTGCCGACGATTATGTGGATCCGGAATTCGGTACCGGCCTGGTGAAGGTTACTCCGGCGCACGATCCGAACGATTTCGAGATGGGCCTGCGCCACGACCTTCCTCAGATCAATGTGATGACCGACCAGGGCATCATGAATGAAAATGCGGGGCCGTATGAAGGCATGGACCGCTTCGAATGCCGTAAGCAGCTGATGGATGACCTGAAGTCCGGCGGGCTGGTTGAGAAGGTCGATGCGCACCACCACGCGGTCGGCCATTGCTACCGTTGCGACACGGTGGTTGAGCCGCGCCTTTCCCCGCAGTGGTTCGTGAAGATGAAGCCGTTGGCGCGCCCCGCCATCGAAGCCGTCAACGACGGTCGCATCAAGTTTGTGCCCGAACGCTGGAACAAAACCTACATGGGCTGGATGGAAAATATTCGCGACTGGTGCATCTCGCGCCAAATTTGGTGGGGGCACCGGATTCCGATTTTCTACTGCGACGACTGCAACCACGAGTGGGCATCGAAAACCACCGATACGGTGTGTCCAAAATGCCAGTCCTCCAGCATTCGCCAAGACGAAGACGTGCTCGATACGTGGTTCTCTTCCTGGCTTTGGCCCTTCAGCGTATTTGGCTGGCCTGCAACAAGCGACGATCTGAACTTCTACTATCCATCCAAGACCCTCGTTACCGGCAACGAGATCATCTTCTTCTGGGTGGCCCGCATGATCATGTCCGGCATGGAAGTCATGGGCGACATTCCCTTCGACACCGTCTATATCCACGGTACCGTCCGCGACGACCAGGGCCGCAAGATGTCGAAGAGCCTTGGCAATTCGATCGACCCGCTCGACATTATCGAGAAATACAGTTCCGACGCGCTCCGCTTCTCGCTGCTGATGATTACGGCCACCGGGCAGGACGTCTACATCAGCGATGAAAAGTTCGAGATCGGCCGCAACTTCGGCACCAAGATCTGGAACGCCGCCCGGTTCATGGAAATGCATTCGGAAGGATTCGACGTCAAGGACCTGGCTTTCAACAAGGACGACCTCACGCCGGACGACCAGCATCTGCTGGCCAAGCTGAACGAAGCCATCGCTTCGGTCAACGACAACCTGCAGCGCTACCGCTTCAACGATGCGACGCTGGCGCTGTATGATTTCTTCTGGCATAGCTACTGCGACTGGTACATCGAATATGCCAAGCCGATCCTGTTCAATGGATCGCCGGAGCAGAAGAAGCACACGTTGCAGGTTATGCATTTTTCCTTCTCGACCGCCTTGCGCCTGCTGCACCCGTTCATGCCGTTCCAGACCGAGGAGCTGTGGCATGGCATGGGCTACAACCACGAAGACGAATCCATCATGGTGGCGCCTTGGCCGGAGCAGAATGTGGTGTCCGGCATCGATCCGGCCATCGTCAAGTATGTGGACGGAAAGCACGACCTGATCCGCGTCGGTCGCATTCTGCGGGCGGAATACAACCTGGCCAACAAGCAAACCGCCACGTTCTGCGTGCGCGCGGCGAACGGAAAAGTCGCGAAAAAGATCGAGGACGACAAGGCCTCCATTGTTGCGGCGTTGAAGGCCGAAGAGTTGACCATTGACGTCGATTTTGTGCCGGAAGGTGCCATGCCGAGCGGCATCAGCGCGTTGGGTACGGTCTATATGTCGATCGAGGGTTTGGTGGATGTCGATGCCGAGATCAAGAAGCTGACAACCGAGCTCGACGAAGTGAACGGCCATCTGGCCAATGTGAAGAAAAAACTCTCCAACGAAAACTTCACCAGCCGGGCCCCGCGCGATGTGGTCGCTGTTCAGGAAAAACGCCAGGAAGAGCTTCAGGAAAAAAGCGAAAAGCTCCGCAAGATGATCGATACGCTGAAGGGCTGATTCTTTAATCCCTGATCCTGCCGGGCGGAACATACTGCCCGGCCACTTCTTTTCCTGTTTGCATTCTTTTCAAACGTTTGTATTCTCTCCCCGCTGTAGGGAACGCAATCTGTAATGCAACGCGCAAACATAGGAGAGGTGAAATGAAACATTGTGTAATCAAGGTTGCACTGCTGATGGCCATGGTCGTTCTTGCTGGCTGTAAACTCGTGGAGCTGCGCGAGGATGCCGAATACATTGAGCAGGCGGGAGTCATCCAGGGAACCGTTAAAGTGGACGGTGAGCCATCCGGTCTTGTGGTGGCGGTTCAGTTCCGCGAAGAGCAGGGCAAGTTGATTCAGGAGCGGAACATGGTCGTCTCCGAGACCGGTTCCTATCGTTTCCAGGTTGTGGCGGGCAACTATGCCATTGCCGCCTTTGTTGATTCCAATGGCGACGGCATTTTCCAGCCCGAGGAACCCGGGGTGTTCGATCCGGTGATGTCGAGGGTCCGCGTGGGAATAGACGATGTCATCACCATGCCAGCACTCTTGATAAAAGGCACCCTCACCAGTTGGCCAAGTGAGGCCGATATGAAGAAGAAGCTTAAGCGAAGCATGCAGAATATCGGTGCCGTTCGAAAACTCGACGATCCGATTTTCAGTGCGGAAAACTGCTCCTTGGGCATGTGGCATGCTCCTGATTTCCTGGAACAGGTCGGGGGCGGGGTATTCCTGCTTCAGCCCTACGATGCCGGGAAAATGCCGGTCTTGTTCATCCATGGCATGGGCGGTGGGCCGGACGACTGGGAAACGGCGATCGAATCGCTCGATACCGAGCGCTATCAAGCGTGGGTTGTCTTCTATCCAAGTGGAGTTCGCCTGGATATGATCAGCGACTATCTGGTAAGCGCCATGGCCACCTTGACAGCGCGGTACCAACTCGAGGAAATCTTCATTGCGGCCCACAGCATGGGTGGGTTGGTCAATCGTTCCTTCATCAAAAAATACTGCAAGGAATTTCCCGAGGCCGCCGCAAAGATCCGGGGCGTGGTTACGGTGAACAGTCCCATGGGCGGTATGCCATCCGCCGCTTCCGGGGTGGAGCATTCGCCGATCGTTCTGCCGGCCTGGCGGGATGTTGCGGTGGGTAGCGATTTCCTGAAGGATCTGCATCAATGGGATTGGCCGGAGGAGATACCGTATCACTTGGTGTTTTCCTTCATTCCCGGCTCCGGCGACGATACCGTTGTTCCGCTCCAGTGCCAGATTCCTTTCAAACTACAAGGCGAGGCGGTACGTTCATATGGTTTCGAGAACAGCCATGTGGGAACCTTGAGCGACCCCGATTTCCTCGCCCTGTTTTCCAAGCTGTTGCTTCAGGCCTCCGCATCAGTTGAATAAGACCAGCATTGGTTCGTCAGACTTTTATTTTGACAGATCCTCCGATGGGTCGCAGTTTGTTGCTTTGAATGACGCAAGTGGTGTTATTCGCAAATCGGTATTAGGGGAGACGCATACCAGTGGAAACGGAATGTTCAGCTGAACAAGTGAGTTTTGAAAACCTGCTGGCGGGCTTGACAGCCCGGTTCATCAATCTGCCCTCCGAGGAAGTGGATTCGGCAATTGAAGATGCGCAGCGGGAGGTTTGCGAGTTTCTTGGGCTGGATTTATCCGCCGTATGGCAGATGGACCCCGATGCATCGGAGATTTTGGTGCTGACGCATCTCTACGGTCCGTTGCTTACCGAGGAAGTCCCGGAACGGATGGTGGCATCGGAACTTTTTCCATGGGCGTTGGAAAAGGTGCAGAACAATGAGGTTTTTGTCCTCTCGTCTACCGAAAATTAACCACCAGAAGCCGCAGTTGACGCCGCAGGGTGGAGGCATTATGGGATTAGGACAGCCTTGTGCATCCCTTTGGTCGTGGGGGAGGGGGCCCCGTTCGGTGCGGTATCCTTCAATGACCTGCAGCGGGAACGGGAGTGGGCGGAACCGTTGATTCGCCGCTTGAAGATGGTGGCCCAGACCTTTGCCGGAGCCATCCAGCGAAAGCTTTTGGAGAAGGATCTACGCGAAAGTGCGCTGCGCCTTTCCATGGTGATGGATGCGGCCGGTGCCGGAGGGTGGTCGTTGTGTCTGGACTCGGACAGGGTTTGGGCATCGAACCGAACCCGCGAACTCTTTG from Pontiella desulfatans includes these protein-coding regions:
- a CDS encoding valine--tRNA ligase; the encoded protein is MSELAKKYDPKEVEEKWYQQWMDDGRFHGDSADGGDPFCIVIPPPNVTGILHMGHALNNNIQDVLTRVARMQGKNTTWVPGTDHAGIATQNVVERALKKEGKSRDDLGREKFVERVWEWKEEYGSTISNQLKKLGASCDWERERFTMDEGLSEAVLEIFCRLYDKDLIYRGNRIINWCPRCETALSDEESEHVDVEGALYHLRYAVKGRKQKIVVATTRPETMLGDTAVAVNPRDERYQDLIGEMIVLPITNREIPIIADDYVDPEFGTGLVKVTPAHDPNDFEMGLRHDLPQINVMTDQGIMNENAGPYEGMDRFECRKQLMDDLKSGGLVEKVDAHHHAVGHCYRCDTVVEPRLSPQWFVKMKPLARPAIEAVNDGRIKFVPERWNKTYMGWMENIRDWCISRQIWWGHRIPIFYCDDCNHEWASKTTDTVCPKCQSSSIRQDEDVLDTWFSSWLWPFSVFGWPATSDDLNFYYPSKTLVTGNEIIFFWVARMIMSGMEVMGDIPFDTVYIHGTVRDDQGRKMSKSLGNSIDPLDIIEKYSSDALRFSLLMITATGQDVYISDEKFEIGRNFGTKIWNAARFMEMHSEGFDVKDLAFNKDDLTPDDQHLLAKLNEAIASVNDNLQRYRFNDATLALYDFFWHSYCDWYIEYAKPILFNGSPEQKKHTLQVMHFSFSTALRLLHPFMPFQTEELWHGMGYNHEDESIMVAPWPEQNVVSGIDPAIVKYVDGKHDLIRVGRILRAEYNLANKQTATFCVRAANGKVAKKIEDDKASIVAALKAEELTIDVDFVPEGAMPSGISALGTVYMSIEGLVDVDAEIKKLTTELDEVNGHLANVKKKLSNENFTSRAPRDVVAVQEKRQEELQEKSEKLRKMIDTLKG
- a CDS encoding alpha/beta fold hydrolase, translating into MKHCVIKVALLMAMVVLAGCKLVELREDAEYIEQAGVIQGTVKVDGEPSGLVVAVQFREEQGKLIQERNMVVSETGSYRFQVVAGNYAIAAFVDSNGDGIFQPEEPGVFDPVMSRVRVGIDDVITMPALLIKGTLTSWPSEADMKKKLKRSMQNIGAVRKLDDPIFSAENCSLGMWHAPDFLEQVGGGVFLLQPYDAGKMPVLFIHGMGGGPDDWETAIESLDTERYQAWVVFYPSGVRLDMISDYLVSAMATLTARYQLEEIFIAAHSMGGLVNRSFIKKYCKEFPEAAAKIRGVVTVNSPMGGMPSAASGVEHSPIVLPAWRDVAVGSDFLKDLHQWDWPEEIPYHLVFSFIPGSGDDTVVPLQCQIPFKLQGEAVRSYGFENSHVGTLSDPDFLALFSKLLLQASASVE
- the cimA gene encoding citramalate synthase — translated: MNVQEKVFIYDTTLRDGAQAEGVTFSPVAKIHVAKMLDSFGVDYIEGGFAASNPKDMAFFKDIKKENLKHAKVAAFGSTRRAGVDVAEDKGTLALLEAGTEVCTIFGKTWLLHVTEVLKTTAGENLAMIEDTCRFLKQNGKEVVYDAEHFFDGYKDSPEYALQTLEAAVKGGADVLVLCDTNGGSLPHEVFEITTAIREQFDVAVGIHTHNDSETAVANAMESVRAGATQVQGVINGFGERCGNCNLVSVAANILLKTGKTCLADPGKLKNLKQVSQFVNEQANLRDNQRAAFVGDSAFAHKAGMHVDGVRKVSQSFEHVPPESVGNGRRILISELSGASNVMEKLIEMGLDNIDRKSPEVREILQTMEKMEREGYVYEAADASFKMLIKKVLKEHKSFFELEGFRVIVEKRGKNEPCLSEATLKLKVNGEKAFTVGDGDGPVDALNMALRRALHEFYPSIDGVHLADYRVSILDPEEATAAKTRVHIESSDGETSWGTVGVSENIIEASWEALVDGVEYKLFLNEEDVG
- a CDS encoding GxxExxY protein, with product MSDLNVISGDIIKAAIEVHKELGPGLLESVYRKCLAKVLRDMGYEVDEEIYLPLTFRGSVVEENAYRIDLLVNKSVIVEVKSVGELKPLFSKQTGTYLKLMDLQLGLLINFNVSLLKDGIKRIVNNFEQ